In Micromonospora sp. NBC_01813, the following are encoded in one genomic region:
- a CDS encoding protein-tyrosine phosphatase family protein: MAYTWTAGEAGVVQLPSGRLVRGRALRRALPPGPPPTLGIYLCGRRPTAAEWESRWIRWRDFWLPADRADAVAALREALERAGGERVEVACPGGKGRTGTALALIAILDGVAPEHAVTYVRERYSRHAVEMPWQRRFVASFPPPSDG, encoded by the coding sequence ATGGCCTACACCTGGACAGCCGGGGAAGCAGGAGTGGTGCAGCTGCCCTCCGGACGCCTCGTACGCGGTCGGGCACTGCGCCGCGCGCTGCCGCCTGGCCCGCCGCCGACACTGGGAATCTATCTTTGCGGCAGACGGCCGACGGCCGCCGAGTGGGAGAGCCGATGGATCCGTTGGCGGGACTTCTGGCTGCCGGCAGATCGGGCGGATGCCGTCGCCGCGTTGCGGGAGGCGCTGGAGCGGGCCGGCGGCGAGCGGGTCGAGGTAGCGTGCCCCGGTGGGAAAGGACGGACCGGCACCGCGCTGGCGTTGATCGCCATCCTCGACGGGGTGGCGCCGGAGCATGCGGTTACGTACGTTCGTGAACGCTATTCCCGCCATGCCGTGGAAATGCCGTGGCAGCGCCGTTTCGTTGCGAGCTTCCCACCGCCGTCGGATGGGTAG
- a CDS encoding ABC transporter permease yields MARFLLWRALQAVIAMLGVSIAVFLIVHLVPGDPIRLALGTRFDESLYQAMRARAGLDQPIVVQYFRWLGRALTGDLGVSFRSGEPVTLLLLARLGPTSLLAGAALTVALAIALPLGIISAVRSGSLIDRVATAVSQLWVSVPDFWSGIMYILLFALVLGWLPASGYVSPLDDPVRALRHLVLPALTVGLISGSVLTRFVRSAVLEALHQDYARTARAKGLSRWQTVRRHVLPNAWIPIVTAVGLQLGFLLGGVVIVEVIFEWPGLGRLAYDAVVRRDYSLLQGAVLAIALMFLVVNFLVDLLYSYLDPRVRHR; encoded by the coding sequence ATGGCGCGCTTCCTGCTGTGGCGGGCGCTGCAGGCGGTGATCGCGATGCTCGGGGTGAGCATCGCGGTGTTCCTCATCGTGCATCTGGTGCCCGGCGATCCGATCCGGCTGGCCCTGGGCACCCGCTTCGACGAAAGCCTGTACCAGGCGATGCGGGCCCGGGCCGGGCTGGACCAGCCGATCGTCGTCCAGTACTTCCGGTGGTTGGGCCGGGCGCTCACCGGTGACCTGGGGGTCAGCTTCCGCAGCGGTGAGCCGGTGACTCTGCTGCTGCTGGCCCGGCTCGGCCCGACCAGCCTGCTCGCCGGTGCCGCGCTCACCGTCGCGCTGGCGATCGCCCTGCCGCTGGGGATCATCTCGGCGGTGCGCTCCGGGTCGCTGATCGACCGGGTCGCCACCGCGGTCAGCCAGCTCTGGGTCTCGGTGCCGGACTTCTGGAGCGGGATCATGTACATCCTGCTCTTCGCCCTAGTGCTGGGCTGGCTGCCGGCGTCGGGCTACGTGTCCCCGTTGGACGATCCGGTGCGGGCGCTGCGGCACCTGGTGCTGCCGGCGCTGACCGTCGGGCTGATCTCCGGCTCGGTGCTGACCCGGTTCGTCCGCTCGGCGGTGCTGGAGGCGCTGCACCAGGACTACGCGCGGACCGCCCGGGCGAAGGGGCTGTCCCGCTGGCAGACGGTCCGCCGGCACGTGCTGCCCAACGCCTGGATTCCGATCGTCACCGCGGTCGGCCTGCAGTTGGGCTTCCTGCTCGGCGGCGTCGTCATCGTCGAGGTGATCTTCGAGTGGCCAGGGCTGGGCCGGCTGGCGTACGACGCGGTGGTGCGCCGCGACTACAGCCTGCTGCAGGGCGCGGTGCTGGCCATCGCGCTGATGTTCCTCGTCGTCAACTTCCTGGTGGACCTGCTCTACAGCTACCTCGACCCACGGGTACGGCACCGGTGA
- a CDS encoding type II toxin-antitoxin system PemK/MazF family toxin produces MGRLWQGVTAAVGRLTGQGVPTQRRPRPAKPARPRQVAALQRRQLSYAPELDGHADPGEIVWTWVPYEDDPRQGKDRPVLVVGRHSRTLYGLMLSSQADRDGDRHWLGIGAWGNDGRPSWIRLDRVLTMREDSIRREGAILDRGRFDKVSHALRAGYGWS; encoded by the coding sequence GTGGGCAGACTCTGGCAGGGCGTGACCGCGGCCGTTGGCCGACTGACCGGGCAGGGCGTGCCGACCCAACGGCGTCCGAGGCCGGCGAAGCCGGCCCGACCCCGTCAGGTCGCCGCGCTGCAGCGCCGACAGCTGTCGTACGCACCGGAGCTCGACGGGCACGCCGACCCCGGTGAAATCGTCTGGACCTGGGTGCCGTACGAGGACGACCCGCGCCAGGGCAAGGACCGCCCGGTGCTGGTCGTCGGGCGGCACAGCCGCACCCTGTACGGCCTGATGCTGTCCAGCCAGGCCGACCGTGACGGCGACCGGCACTGGCTGGGGATCGGCGCCTGGGGAAACGACGGCCGGCCGAGTTGGATCCGGCTGGACCGGGTACTCACCATGCGTGAGGACAGCATCCGCCGCGAAGGCGCGATCCTGGACCGTGGCCGGTTCGACAAGGTGTCCCACGCGTTGCGGGCCGGCTACGGCTGGTCCTGA
- a CDS encoding 1-phosphofructokinase family hexose kinase has protein sequence MSDHVMVFAPAPVLSVTIEQQADVLELHLHAGGQGIWQARMISSLGARVVLCAAVGGEVGAVLSKVLDDEDIELRMVPRQSSSGWYVHDRRDGSREEVAENPGAPLVRHDLDELYGIALAEGMRADVAVLSGPAHPDVVDDDVYRRLASDLRGNGAQVVADLSGGQLAAVLAGGVSFLKVSHEEVIDAGRAADDSVDALVRAAHQLRSDGAEAVLISRAEKSALALIDDDVVEVRVPQLEMVDHRGAGDSMTAGVSAVLARGGSLDEAIRTGAAAGAVNVTRHGLGTGRAEAVRELIGRVELTPLK, from the coding sequence ATGAGTGACCACGTGATGGTGTTCGCCCCCGCTCCGGTGCTGTCGGTGACCATCGAGCAGCAGGCCGACGTACTCGAACTGCATCTGCACGCCGGCGGACAGGGGATCTGGCAGGCCCGGATGATCTCCTCGTTGGGTGCCCGGGTGGTGCTCTGCGCCGCCGTCGGCGGCGAGGTCGGCGCGGTGCTCAGCAAGGTCCTTGACGACGAGGACATCGAGCTGCGCATGGTGCCGCGCCAGTCCAGCAGCGGCTGGTACGTCCACGACCGCCGCGACGGCAGCCGCGAGGAGGTCGCGGAGAATCCGGGCGCGCCGTTGGTCCGCCACGACCTCGACGAGCTGTACGGGATCGCCCTGGCCGAAGGGATGCGCGCCGACGTCGCCGTGCTCAGTGGCCCGGCGCATCCCGACGTGGTCGACGACGACGTATACCGGCGGCTCGCCAGTGACCTACGCGGTAACGGCGCCCAGGTGGTCGCCGACCTGTCCGGCGGGCAACTGGCGGCGGTGCTGGCCGGCGGGGTGTCCTTCCTCAAGGTCAGCCACGAGGAGGTCATCGACGCGGGGCGGGCGGCCGACGACAGCGTCGACGCGCTGGTCCGCGCCGCACACCAGCTGCGCTCCGACGGAGCCGAAGCCGTGCTGATCAGCCGGGCGGAGAAGTCCGCACTGGCGTTGATCGACGACGACGTGGTCGAGGTGCGGGTGCCGCAGTTGGAGATGGTCGACCACCGGGGGGCCGGCGACTCGATGACCGCCGGCGTGTCGGCGGTCCTCGCCCGGGGCGGCAGCCTCGACGAGGCCATCCGCACCGGTGCCGCCGCCGGCGCGGTCAACGTGACCCGGCACGGGCTGGGCACCGGCCGCGCCGAGGCCGTCCGTGAGCTGATCGGCCGGGTGGAGCTCACGCCGCTGAAGTGA
- a CDS encoding GOLPH3/VPS74 family protein: protein MSTYPLADDLFRVAHHRLHGRPLLHPRALSHGLAAGLLAELLYPQWITIHDGRIVIGSRIVPPDDLVHGILAQISAVPTPQPVRAWVEVLSETAVRQVATRLASAGHVRREVTRRRLVGRGERWVPTDMNTAGWPAARLASALRARRRLDVTDQGLVALTWACGLDRYVLDGAPPHAYDDLRNLVDHGWPPIVELARQTRAGIGRAVAAHRG from the coding sequence ATGTCCACGTATCCGCTGGCTGACGATCTGTTCCGGGTGGCTCACCACCGGTTGCATGGCCGGCCGTTGCTGCATCCCCGGGCATTGAGCCATGGCCTGGCCGCCGGCCTGTTGGCTGAGTTGCTGTACCCGCAGTGGATCACTATCCACGATGGTCGGATTGTGATCGGGTCGAGGATCGTCCCGCCGGATGATCTGGTGCACGGCATCCTCGCTCAGATCAGCGCCGTGCCGACCCCGCAGCCGGTGCGGGCCTGGGTCGAGGTGCTCAGCGAGACCGCGGTCCGGCAGGTCGCCACCCGGCTGGCAAGCGCCGGCCACGTACGCCGGGAGGTGACCCGCCGCCGGCTGGTCGGCCGGGGCGAACGGTGGGTGCCGACCGACATGAACACCGCCGGTTGGCCGGCTGCTCGGCTGGCCTCCGCGTTGCGCGCCCGGCGGCGTCTCGACGTCACCGACCAGGGTCTGGTGGCGTTGACCTGGGCTTGCGGCCTTGACCGGTACGTGCTCGACGGTGCGCCGCCGCACGCCTACGACGACCTGCGCAACCTGGTCGACCACGGCTGGCCGCCGATTGTCGAGCTGGCCCGGCAGACCCGTGCCGGCATCGGCCGCGCCGTCGCCGCCCACCGTGGCTGA
- a CDS encoding ABC transporter substrate-binding protein: protein MSPPPAPTHRHRATSSVRTAAARLAGLAAVAALTLTACTTGESLETDDGGTPSDGTLVVAISSEPDSLDVHVSTASPTFLVLENVYDTLVEPAPDLSFQPALATEWEVSDDLLTWTFHLRDGVTWHNGREFVADDVVASFDRITDAETAANAWRFETVDEVRAVDDRTVEFVLTQPTPNLLANVGGFKGMAIVAPELIDGDGLTNAAIGTGPFRFVSYTPGDRIILEANPDYWGDGPYVDRVEFRFISEPTTALTNLRTGAVHLTNNVPPQEVATLRDDPAVELGQLASNDYWYFTCNFDRAPFDDVDVRQALSYAIDREQVAQAAYFDAATPVQSAMPPGNFWATDYAPFSYDPERARELLAGAGVTDLSVDLMLTNEFPHTLQAAEVLASQWGDVGVDVEIRTLDFASWLDEQGAGSYDCYVLGWLNNLDGEYAYYAQHHSTGSFNFHGYANPQVDQLLDQARASVDDADRKPLYDQAARLIIDDVSYGYLYSPQASLAWVPQVSGVEMHPDGKTRLRTVRLGG, encoded by the coding sequence GTGAGCCCTCCCCCGGCACCCACCCACCGGCACCGAGCGACAAGTTCCGTCCGTACCGCAGCCGCCCGCCTCGCCGGCCTGGCCGCCGTCGCGGCGCTCACGCTGACCGCCTGCACGACCGGCGAATCCCTGGAGACCGACGACGGAGGCACCCCGTCCGACGGCACCCTGGTCGTGGCGATCTCCAGTGAACCCGACAGTCTGGACGTACACGTCTCCACCGCCTCACCGACGTTCCTGGTGCTGGAGAACGTCTACGACACCCTCGTCGAACCGGCCCCCGACCTCAGCTTCCAACCCGCCCTGGCCACCGAGTGGGAGGTCAGCGACGACCTGCTGACCTGGACCTTCCACCTGCGTGACGGCGTCACCTGGCACAACGGACGCGAGTTCGTCGCCGACGACGTGGTGGCCAGCTTCGACCGGATCACCGACGCCGAGACCGCCGCGAACGCCTGGCGCTTCGAAACCGTCGACGAGGTACGCGCGGTCGACGACCGTACCGTCGAATTCGTCCTCACCCAGCCGACGCCGAACCTGCTGGCCAACGTCGGCGGGTTCAAGGGGATGGCCATCGTCGCACCCGAGCTGATCGACGGCGACGGACTGACCAACGCCGCGATCGGCACCGGGCCGTTCCGGTTCGTCAGCTACACCCCCGGCGACCGGATCATCCTGGAAGCCAACCCGGACTACTGGGGCGACGGGCCGTACGTCGACCGGGTCGAGTTCCGGTTCATCTCCGAGCCGACGACCGCGCTGACCAACCTGCGCACCGGCGCGGTGCACCTGACCAACAACGTACCGCCGCAGGAGGTCGCCACCCTGCGCGACGACCCGGCGGTCGAGCTGGGCCAACTGGCCAGCAACGACTACTGGTACTTCACCTGCAACTTCGACCGGGCACCGTTCGACGACGTCGACGTGCGGCAGGCGCTGTCCTACGCCATCGACCGCGAACAGGTCGCCCAGGCCGCCTACTTCGACGCCGCGACGCCGGTGCAGTCGGCCATGCCGCCAGGCAACTTCTGGGCCACCGACTACGCCCCGTTCAGCTACGACCCGGAGCGGGCCCGCGAACTGCTCGCCGGGGCCGGCGTGACCGACCTGAGTGTGGACCTGATGCTCACCAACGAGTTCCCGCACACTCTGCAGGCCGCCGAGGTGCTCGCCAGCCAGTGGGGCGACGTCGGCGTCGACGTCGAGATCCGCACGTTGGACTTCGCCAGCTGGCTCGACGAGCAGGGCGCCGGCAGCTACGACTGCTACGTCCTGGGCTGGTTGAACAACCTCGACGGCGAGTACGCCTACTACGCCCAGCACCACTCGACCGGCTCGTTCAACTTCCACGGGTACGCCAACCCGCAGGTCGACCAGCTACTCGACCAGGCCCGGGCCAGCGTCGACGACGCCGACCGCAAGCCGCTGTACGACCAGGCCGCCCGGTTGATCATCGACGACGTCAGCTACGGCTACCTCTACAGTCCACAGGCCTCACTGGCCTGGGTGCCGCAGGTGTCCGGGGTCGAGATGCACCCCGACGGCAAGACCCGGCTGCGCACCGTACGGCTCGGCGGCTGA
- a CDS encoding glycosyltransferase, with translation MRIVRLANFITGSSGGLRTALRELGAGYLAAGHDPVLIVPGPADAVEETGQGTVITVAGPVVPGTGGYRVLLARSRVRRLLADLAPDRIEVSDRTTLRWTGQWARRVGVPALMVSHETLDGLLRLPFGRRPGAARLTDPVADRLNAATAASYDKVVCTTGWAAREFTRIGADNLVRVPLGVDLDQFHPGRHDPAVRERYAPNGELLVLHCARLSAEKCPERVLAALAELRRRRVPAVGVMVGTGPRQTGLRAQAADAGLDVHFTDYIGDRDEISRLLASADVVVAPGPVETFGLAALEALAAGTPVVVAAESALPEVIGDAGLAATGGGAGFADAICALAARPVPARRAAARRRAELFPWSAAVAGFLRAHESASALSSRLA, from the coding sequence ATGAGGATCGTACGGCTGGCGAACTTCATCACCGGCAGCTCCGGCGGGCTACGGACGGCACTTCGCGAACTCGGCGCCGGATACCTGGCCGCCGGCCACGACCCGGTGCTGATCGTGCCGGGCCCGGCCGACGCGGTCGAGGAGACCGGACAAGGAACGGTGATCACCGTCGCGGGCCCGGTGGTGCCCGGCACCGGCGGCTACCGGGTGTTGCTGGCCCGGTCCCGGGTGCGCCGGTTGCTCGCCGACCTGGCCCCGGACCGCATCGAGGTCTCCGACCGCACCACGCTGCGCTGGACCGGCCAGTGGGCCCGGCGCGTCGGCGTACCGGCGCTGATGGTCTCCCACGAGACCCTCGACGGGTTGCTGCGGCTGCCGTTCGGTCGCCGGCCGGGCGCCGCGCGGCTCACCGACCCGGTCGCCGACCGGCTCAACGCCGCCACCGCCGCCAGTTACGACAAGGTCGTCTGCACCACCGGCTGGGCGGCCCGCGAATTCACCCGGATCGGCGCGGACAACCTGGTACGGGTGCCACTCGGCGTCGACCTCGACCAGTTCCACCCCGGCCGGCACGACCCGGCGGTACGCGAGCGCTACGCCCCCAACGGCGAACTGCTGGTGCTGCACTGCGCCCGGCTGTCCGCCGAGAAATGCCCCGAACGGGTCCTCGCCGCGCTGGCCGAGCTGCGCCGCCGCCGCGTACCGGCGGTCGGGGTGATGGTCGGCACCGGTCCCCGCCAGACCGGGTTGCGCGCCCAGGCCGCCGACGCCGGACTCGACGTGCACTTCACCGACTACATCGGCGACCGCGACGAGATCTCCCGGCTACTGGCCAGCGCCGACGTGGTGGTGGCCCCCGGCCCGGTCGAGACGTTCGGGCTGGCCGCGTTGGAGGCGTTGGCCGCCGGCACCCCGGTGGTGGTCGCCGCCGAGAGCGCGCTGCCGGAGGTGATCGGCGACGCCGGCCTGGCCGCTACCGGCGGCGGTGCCGGGTTCGCCGACGCGATCTGCGCCCTGGCCGCCCGACCGGTGCCAGCCCGGCGGGCAGCCGCACGCCGCCGCGCTGAGCTTTTCCCCTGGTCGGCGGCGGTCGCCGGCTTCCTGCGCGCCCACGAGAGCGCGTCGGCGCTGTCCTCCCGGCTGGCGTGA
- a CDS encoding class I SAM-dependent methyltransferase, which produces MDVFGQVADLYESARPGYPPEIADAIVAYHGATPTSVVEVGAGTGKGTEVLTRLGAPLTCVEPDPRMAALLASRFPDAHIETVFFEQWSPPADGVGLLACAMAWHWLDPATRNARARRALAPGGTLAIFGHRYDYADAGQGAAIRAALRAVDPTVRERPEDWFHQDVLTHGEFTNVHTEVFRRGLPLDKQRYLALMRTFGPYLARPPEQQRRGLDALSRLVDDFGGTVVLDLRTTLVLGRRAG; this is translated from the coding sequence ATGGACGTCTTCGGGCAGGTGGCGGACCTGTACGAGTCGGCCCGACCGGGCTATCCGCCGGAGATCGCCGACGCGATCGTGGCCTACCACGGTGCTACGCCGACATCGGTGGTCGAGGTTGGTGCCGGCACGGGTAAGGGCACCGAGGTGCTCACCCGCCTCGGCGCACCGTTGACCTGCGTAGAGCCGGATCCACGGATGGCAGCGTTGCTGGCCTCACGTTTCCCCGATGCTCACATCGAGACCGTCTTTTTTGAACAGTGGTCGCCGCCCGCCGACGGGGTCGGGCTGCTGGCCTGCGCGATGGCCTGGCACTGGCTGGATCCGGCCACCCGCAACGCGCGCGCCCGGCGCGCTCTCGCGCCGGGTGGCACCCTGGCGATCTTCGGACACCGCTACGACTACGCCGATGCCGGTCAGGGCGCCGCGATCCGGGCCGCTCTGCGCGCCGTCGACCCGACCGTGCGGGAGCGGCCCGAGGACTGGTTCCACCAAGATGTGCTCACGCATGGCGAATTCACCAACGTCCACACGGAGGTGTTCCGGCGCGGCCTACCGCTGGACAAGCAGCGGTATCTCGCCCTGATGCGCACCTTCGGCCCGTACCTGGCCCGGCCACCGGAGCAGCAACGGCGGGGGCTGGACGCCCTGAGCCGGCTGGTCGACGACTTCGGCGGGACCGTCGTGCTCGATCTGCGCACCACGCTGGTGCTGGGTCGTAGGGCTGGGTAG
- a CDS encoding rhamnogalacturonan lyase, which yields MSRRRPTTASALIIAACVAGSTLTAAPASAGPGHPGHPGPPGARPGTVQLEHLDRGLVAAATGDGVFLSWRLLGHEVTGHDATGLTGTDFRVYRDGRRIATVTDSTNYLDAGAAAGAAAGASYRVAAVVRGVEVDRSPAVTPWSQAYHDLPLRRPADGVTPAGEAYTYSANDMSVGDVDGDGQYEFVVKWDPSNSKDVSQVGYTGPVYLDTYRLDGTLLHRIDLGVNIRAGAHYTQFLVYDFDGDGRSEMMLKTAPGTRTITYRADGRVATTRHITMPATDRRAGYAHTDDYRMSADDYYHHLVAMFRGWHAHPEVTAGHWPATLEAAFGIAPAYDYPLSQADAEALVDHFIDGYAPARSARNMLRAFEGFIVDGPEYLTVFDGATGRELQTIPYQPGRHDDGLMWGDYAMARIEPGNRVDRFLSAVAYLDGARPSAVFARGYYTRSTLVAYGWNGRRLTQQWYVDSGWTPMTNPFNDSPHGRDGTDAEFATITTQGQHSISAADVDGDGRHEIVYGAATIDDDGSLLYSAFAELPPPSAAPGTMARLGHGDAMHVTDIDPDRPGLEAYLVFEGGPWAPYGHGLLDAATGEVIFGDYTGVDTGRGMIGDIDPDRPGFEAWAVSGIGLRDVNGERIDTRTPGTNMSIRWAADGTTQIVDGAIDQTPTIDDWRRGRLLTAEGTRTNNYTKGNPGLVADIFGDWREELLVRTVDSSAIRIYLSTEVTGRKMYTLMHDPQYRAEVARQQTTYNQPSYPGFYLASDTDFGQVPVPAGRWGPCAVTPHGASR from the coding sequence ATGAGCCGTCGCCGCCCCACCACCGCAAGCGCACTGATCATCGCGGCCTGCGTCGCCGGGTCGACCCTGACCGCCGCACCGGCATCGGCCGGGCCGGGCCACCCGGGCCACCCCGGTCCACCGGGTGCGAGGCCCGGCACCGTCCAACTCGAACACCTCGACCGGGGTCTGGTCGCCGCCGCCACCGGCGACGGCGTCTTCCTCAGCTGGCGGCTGCTCGGCCACGAGGTGACCGGCCACGACGCCACCGGCCTGACCGGCACCGACTTCCGCGTCTACCGCGACGGCCGGCGTATCGCCACCGTCACCGACAGCACCAACTACCTGGACGCCGGTGCCGCCGCCGGGGCCGCAGCCGGGGCCAGCTACCGGGTCGCGGCCGTCGTGCGCGGCGTCGAGGTCGACCGCAGTCCCGCCGTGACCCCCTGGTCGCAGGCCTACCACGACCTGCCGCTGCGTCGCCCCGCCGACGGGGTCACCCCGGCCGGCGAGGCGTACACCTACTCGGCCAACGACATGAGCGTCGGCGACGTCGACGGCGACGGGCAGTACGAGTTCGTCGTCAAGTGGGACCCGTCCAACTCCAAGGACGTCTCCCAGGTCGGCTACACCGGGCCGGTCTACCTCGACACGTACCGCCTGGACGGCACCCTGCTGCACCGGATCGACCTCGGTGTGAACATCCGGGCCGGCGCGCACTACACCCAGTTCCTGGTCTACGACTTCGACGGCGACGGCCGGTCCGAGATGATGCTCAAGACTGCCCCCGGCACCAGGACCATCACCTACCGGGCCGACGGCCGGGTCGCCACCACCCGCCACATCACCATGCCGGCCACCGACCGCCGGGCCGGCTACGCGCACACCGACGACTACCGGATGTCCGCCGACGACTACTACCACCACCTGGTGGCGATGTTCCGTGGCTGGCACGCCCACCCCGAGGTCACCGCCGGACACTGGCCGGCCACCCTGGAAGCGGCGTTCGGCATCGCACCGGCGTACGACTACCCGTTGTCCCAGGCCGACGCCGAAGCCCTGGTCGACCACTTCATCGACGGGTACGCCCCCGCCCGCAGCGCCCGCAACATGCTGCGCGCCTTCGAGGGGTTCATCGTCGACGGCCCCGAATACCTCACCGTCTTCGACGGCGCGACCGGCCGTGAGCTGCAGACGATCCCGTACCAGCCGGGCCGCCACGACGACGGCCTGATGTGGGGCGACTACGCCATGGCCCGCATCGAGCCCGGCAACCGGGTCGACCGGTTCCTGTCCGCGGTGGCCTACCTCGACGGTGCCCGCCCGTCGGCGGTCTTCGCCCGCGGCTACTACACCCGCTCCACGCTGGTCGCCTACGGCTGGAACGGGCGTCGGCTCACCCAGCAGTGGTACGTCGACAGCGGCTGGACGCCGATGACGAACCCGTTCAACGACTCCCCGCACGGCCGCGACGGCACCGACGCCGAGTTCGCCACCATCACCACCCAGGGCCAGCACTCGATCAGCGCCGCCGACGTCGACGGCGACGGCCGCCACGAGATCGTCTACGGGGCGGCCACCATCGACGACGACGGCAGCCTGCTGTACAGCGCCTTCGCCGAGCTGCCCCCGCCCAGCGCGGCACCGGGCACCATGGCCCGGCTCGGCCACGGCGATGCCATGCACGTCACCGACATCGACCCGGACCGGCCCGGACTGGAGGCGTACCTGGTCTTCGAGGGCGGCCCGTGGGCGCCGTACGGGCACGGGCTGCTCGATGCCGCCACCGGCGAGGTGATCTTCGGTGACTACACCGGGGTGGACACCGGCCGCGGCATGATCGGCGACATCGACCCGGACCGGCCCGGCTTCGAAGCCTGGGCGGTGAGCGGCATCGGGCTGCGCGACGTCAACGGCGAACGGATCGACACCCGGACACCGGGCACCAACATGAGCATCCGGTGGGCCGCCGACGGCACCACCCAGATCGTCGACGGGGCGATCGACCAGACCCCGACGATCGACGACTGGCGACGGGGCCGGCTGCTCACCGCCGAGGGCACCCGCACCAACAACTACACGAAGGGCAACCCCGGCCTGGTCGCCGACATCTTCGGCGACTGGCGGGAGGAGTTGCTGGTCCGTACGGTGGACAGCTCGGCGATCCGGATCTACCTCAGCACCGAGGTCACCGGCCGCAAGATGTACACCCTGATGCACGACCCGCAGTACCGGGCCGAGGTGGCCCGCCAGCAGACCACCTACAACCAGCCGTCGTACCCCGGCTTCTACCTCGCCTCGGACACCGACTTCGGCCAGGTGCCGGTGCCGGCGGGCCGCTGGGGGCCGTGCGCCGTGACCCCGCACGGGGCATCCCGCTAG
- a CDS encoding GntR family transcriptional regulator: protein MEPIEETLAVPPLYRKIADELRAQIINGTLKPGDHLPTENKLQDLHRVSRNTVRLATAVLINEGLVESMPGRTGGIIVRDRVTLAFHASRAEMPGPVSESDAWFSEVRDQGHEPAQTFELRIAEVPDGLAERLSVPADSPAAVRRCIRAVNGQPSSIQDTYYPMDLCDQVPELLSPRDIPQGTTRLLAERGHPQVAYDDEIVAAMPAPDEVTTLALTAGTPVLRWLRTGYTTDRPVRVSVTTFAADRNRLHYTLGDPDVITTVRANENPQ, encoded by the coding sequence TTGGAACCAATCGAGGAGACCCTGGCCGTGCCACCGCTGTACCGCAAGATCGCAGACGAGCTACGCGCACAGATCATCAACGGCACCCTCAAGCCAGGCGACCACCTACCAACCGAGAACAAGCTGCAGGATCTGCACCGCGTCTCCCGCAACACCGTGCGACTCGCCACCGCGGTCCTCATCAACGAAGGCCTGGTGGAGTCCATGCCCGGCCGCACCGGCGGCATCATCGTCCGCGACCGCGTCACGCTGGCGTTCCACGCCAGCCGCGCAGAGATGCCCGGACCCGTCAGCGAGTCCGACGCATGGTTCAGCGAGGTCCGCGACCAAGGCCACGAACCCGCCCAGACCTTCGAGCTACGCATCGCGGAAGTACCGGACGGACTGGCAGAACGCCTCAGCGTGCCCGCCGACTCACCAGCCGCCGTCCGCCGCTGCATCCGCGCCGTCAACGGCCAGCCGTCCTCGATCCAGGACACCTACTACCCGATGGACCTCTGCGACCAGGTCCCCGAACTCCTGTCACCACGCGACATCCCGCAAGGCACCACCAGACTCCTCGCCGAACGCGGACACCCACAGGTCGCCTACGACGACGAGATCGTGGCGGCCATGCCAGCACCCGACGAGGTGACGACACTCGCCCTCACCGCCGGCACACCCGTCCTACGCTGGCTCCGCACCGGCTACACCACCGACCGACCCGTACGCGTCAGCGTCACCACCTTCGCCGCCGACCGCAACCGACTCCACTACACCCTCGGCGACCCCGACGTCATCACCACAGTCCGCGCCAACGAGAACCCACAATGA
- a CDS encoding GNAT family N-acetyltransferase, whose amino-acid sequence MIIRPAQLTDVDTIMTWRRERETWLATQGEDQWSIPLPRSAVAATVSAGQTWLAWDGEDPAATITLTAYVDVDGLWKPDRDPEALWYPEDDPADALYAAKMMLPLNRAGDGIGTELLDWAAGRAYDAGLTWLRLDAWTTNTRLHTYYRHQGFRHVRTIPTRVSGACFQRPTQPYEPGRRLKTEVG is encoded by the coding sequence ATGATCATCCGCCCCGCACAACTCACCGACGTCGACACCATCATGACCTGGCGACGCGAACGAGAGACATGGCTCGCAACCCAGGGCGAAGACCAATGGTCAATCCCCCTACCCCGATCCGCCGTCGCCGCGACCGTATCCGCCGGACAAACCTGGCTGGCCTGGGATGGCGAGGACCCAGCCGCGACCATCACCCTCACCGCCTACGTCGACGTCGACGGACTCTGGAAACCCGACCGCGACCCCGAAGCCCTCTGGTACCCCGAAGACGACCCAGCCGACGCACTCTACGCCGCCAAAATGATGCTCCCCCTCAACCGCGCCGGCGACGGCATCGGCACCGAACTCCTCGACTGGGCAGCCGGCAGAGCATACGACGCCGGCCTCACCTGGCTACGCCTCGACGCATGGACCACAAACACACGACTACACACCTACTACCGCCACCAAGGATTCCGACACGTCCGCACCATCCCCACCCGCGTCAGCGGCGCCTGCTTCCAACGCCCCACCCAACCCTACGAACCCGGACGCCGACTCAAAACCGAAGTTGGCTAG